ATAAATCCTGCGCTTGTTTCATCTGGTCAACCATATTGGTACTGCTACCCATGGTGATTTGCGCACTGCCTGTGGTGATTGGTGAGTTTACAACCGGAGCACTCTGCACATTGCCATCAAGAATAATTGCAACTTGATGCGGTGCATTGTTCGGTTTAAAAGCTTCGGTCGTAATATCCCCAAAAAGTTTTGCGCCTTGTGGTTTAAACTTTAACGAAACAACATATTGTGGAATATAATTCTCAGTTGATTGTTGAGCTTGTGCATCTTCAATAAGATCACCAGTTAATTTCGCATGCGCTTCCACTAAATAGGGAAGAGTTGAGATCGTTTTGATCGATTGTGCAGAAGGTGATGTCACCCTATGCAAAATAATTGTTGAATTTTTCGGGAGTTTATTTTTGTCACGTAACCACTGTGAAAGTGTTTCAATCGTTTCAGGCTGATTGGCATCTTCCGGGATTTTCAGTTCTTTCCGTGCTTCCTCAAGCAACTGTGGCAATTGCCCTTGTGGTATGCTGTTGAGCACTAACCTAAAGTCCAACTGTGCCGTGTTACCTAAAAGTTGCTTAGCCCTTTCGGTGTCCGACATACCTGGCAGTTCAACCATAATGCGGGTGTTACCAGCTTGGAAAATATTGGGTTCAGCCACACCAAATTGGTCAATACGATTGCGTATGGTGTTGATGGCTTGCTGCATAAGTTGTTTTTCATAATCGCCTATATAACTGCGATTTGCTTGAAAATAAAGGGTCTTACCTTCAATTTTATCGAATAAAACCAGCAGAGTTTGCTCTTGTATTCTTTTTTGTACGAGTTGTGCTTTTGCGATGTTGTCGAGTTCTACAACTGTGGACAGGTCAGGATTGACTTTATAGGAAGTGATTTTCACTCCTTCAGAAGCAACAGAGTCTTTCGCAAGAGAAATGGAGCGATGAATAGAGTCTTGAATAGCTTTTTCAACTTCAACATTGAGAGTAAGAGACAATCCGCCCTTTAAATCGAGCCCTAAATTGATTCGAGCCGCTGGTAAAAGATTTTCAGACCATCTTTCATACCATTTTGTGGGCACGCCATTTGCATCTCTTTGCCATTCAGAAGGACTACCGAAAAAAGATGGAAGTGTATAAATTATACCAAATACAAGTGCACAAAGAATAATGACACTCTTAATCCACCACATTGGTGGCATGGAGCTTTTGTTCTGCATAAGTTCACCCAATGTCTATCAATTTAAAAAATCTTTGCAAAAAAGAAAAAACCGCCCACCCTATGCGAGCGGGCGGTTTTTCTATTTAAGAAGCAAAACCGACTCTTACTTTGCTGGAACAGCTGTAGAGGCAGAATCAAGTCTTCCTGAAATGGAACTTTTCAGAACGCGCACTGTGGAGTTGCCGACATTTAGAGAAACAATATTTTCTTTCACTTCAACAACAGTACCAATGATTCCACCTGCGGTGATCACTTCGGAACCAGCTGTTAAAGATGCCAAGAAAGCTTTTTGCTCTTTTGCTCTTTTTGCTTGTGGACGGAATACAAAGAGCCACATAAAGAGGATCATCCCACCGATGAGAGCAAAATTGAGCCAACCTGCGCCTGCAGGAGCTGCACCCGCAGCTGCTCCTGCGGGAACTTGTATGGGGGCTGTTGCACTGGTTGCGTCTTGGGCAAGTGCTTGACCTGCTCCTAAAGTGGTCGCAATGATTGAGCTTAAAGACATTGAAAGAGATTTTATATTCATTGTTAGATGCACTCCAATTAAAACTAAAAAAACAACACGTTTAATCTAGTATCATCTTTGAAATAGTTTGCAACTGCATGTTCGTAGTCCCTTCGTAGATTTTACCAATTTTGGCATCTCGATAAAATTTTTCGGCGGGGAAATCTTTAACAAAACCATAACCTCCATAAATTTCAAGCGATAGACTTGAAACAAATTCAGCAACAGAACTTGTGAAGTGCTTAGCCATGGCAGCTTCTTTGACAAAGCTTTTTCCAGCGTCCTTTAACCGAGCTGCATTATAAACCAGAAGACGAGCTGCTTCAATCCGTGTCGCCATTTCTGCTATTTGAAATTGTATCCCTTGATATGCGGACAGAGGTTTGCCAAATTGTTCGCGCTGCTTAGCATAAGACATCGCACCAGCAAGTGCTCCTTCAGCCAAACCCAACATTTGTGCAGCTATGCCAATCCGTCCTTCGTTTAATGTTTCAATGGATATTTTATATCCTTTCCCAATTTCGCCGACGATATTTTCTTTTGGTACCTTAACATTTTCAAATATAACTTCACAGGTACTGCTTGCACGAATTCCAAGTTTTGTTTCTTTACGCCCTAACGAAACACCTGGCATTTCTTTTTCAACAAAAAATGCCGTGATACCTTTATATCCTAATTCCGGATTCACGTTGGCGAAAACAAGAAATAAACTTGCTTCTTTTGCATTGGTAATAAAGACTTTCTTACCATTTAATTCATAATAACTCCCCTTATCAACTGCACGGGTTTTCAAAGCAAAGGCATCGGAGCCACTGTGCGGTTCCGTTAAACAATAAGATCCAACTTTCTTTTGAGCCATCTGAGGAAAATACTTTGATTTTATATGCTCCGAACCCCATTTCATAAGTGCGTTTTCCACTAAAGTATTCTGCACATCAACAAACACACTCACACTCGGGTCAACTTGAGCAATTGCTTGAATTGCTAAAATCGCTTGAAAAAAAGAACCGCCCGATCCGCCGTATTTTTCTGGCACTTCGATTGCCATCAGCCCCATGGAAAAGATCTTTTCAATTATTTTTGGATTGAGAGTTTCACTTTCATCCATTTCAGTAATATGTGGGTATATTTCTTTTTTGGCAAAATCCTGAACGGAACTAAAAAAAAGTGTTTCTTCGTCATTGAGGACGGTTAAAGGCAAGAGACCAACTTGTTTCATTCCCACACTCCTGGTTATGTTTAGATCATAAAATTTCTGATACTCATACTTTTAATACACCTGTCTTAAAAAAAGCACAACAAATCCCAACTTTATCCGCCTTATCAGATTTAAAAAAAGTCTGTCTTCGAACATTTCCGAAAAGATAGGAAATATCCGTCAAAATTTCAGAACCTGAATTTTAAATAATTTCGCAAAGAAATTGTTAAGATCTATTTTAATAGTAAATATTAAAAAATTTGATGTAATTCAAATTAGT
The DNA window shown above is from Fluviispira vulneris and carries:
- the secD gene encoding protein translocase subunit SecD, yielding MQNKSSMPPMWWIKSVIILCALVFGIIYTLPSFFGSPSEWQRDANGVPTKWYERWSENLLPAARINLGLDLKGGLSLTLNVEVEKAIQDSIHRSISLAKDSVASEGVKITSYKVNPDLSTVVELDNIAKAQLVQKRIQEQTLLVLFDKIEGKTLYFQANRSYIGDYEKQLMQQAINTIRNRIDQFGVAEPNIFQAGNTRIMVELPGMSDTERAKQLLGNTAQLDFRLVLNSIPQGQLPQLLEEARKELKIPEDANQPETIETLSQWLRDKNKLPKNSTIILHRVTSPSAQSIKTISTLPYLVEAHAKLTGDLIEDAQAQQSTENYIPQYVVSLKFKPQGAKLFGDITTEAFKPNNAPHQVAIILDGNVQSAPVVNSPITTGSAQITMGSSTNMVDQMKQAQDLSLVLRAGALPASVKVVEERQIGPSEGAQNIHSGIISTIIAGILVIVIMLVIYGISGLVANIAMLFNVLLILAFMALFGATLTLPGIAGIVLTMAIAVDGNVVINERIREEIRSGFSQKQAFYKGYHTSFRTLIDAHFTSAVAGIVLIIYGNPTVKGFAVTLLAGIICTLFTSYYVTEVIGQWLVEKTKLKRFG
- the yajC gene encoding preprotein translocase subunit YajC, translated to MNIKSLSMSLSSIIATTLGAGQALAQDATSATAPIQVPAGAAAGAAPAGAGWLNFALIGGMILFMWLFVFRPQAKRAKEQKAFLASLTAGSEVITAGGIIGTVVEVKENIVSLNVGNSTVRVLKSSISGRLDSASTAVPAK
- a CDS encoding acyl-CoA dehydrogenase, with the translated sequence MKQVGLLPLTVLNDEETLFFSSVQDFAKKEIYPHITEMDESETLNPKIIEKIFSMGLMAIEVPEKYGGSGGSFFQAILAIQAIAQVDPSVSVFVDVQNTLVENALMKWGSEHIKSKYFPQMAQKKVGSYCLTEPHSGSDAFALKTRAVDKGSYYELNGKKVFITNAKEASLFLVFANVNPELGYKGITAFFVEKEMPGVSLGRKETKLGIRASSTCEVIFENVKVPKENIVGEIGKGYKISIETLNEGRIGIAAQMLGLAEGALAGAMSYAKQREQFGKPLSAYQGIQFQIAEMATRIEAARLLVYNAARLKDAGKSFVKEAAMAKHFTSSVAEFVSSLSLEIYGGYGFVKDFPAEKFYRDAKIGKIYEGTTNMQLQTISKMILD